The following nucleotide sequence is from Archocentrus centrarchus isolate MPI-CPG fArcCen1 chromosome 6, fArcCen1, whole genome shotgun sequence.
tttttttttttttttaatgcctggaAGAATAACAAATACATTGAAAATGTCTGAATAAAatcaaagacagaaacatgatGCCTGTTACGTTTTGGAAAGCATTTTAGAAGCAGGTCATCATTTCAGTGGCGCTGAGAGACATTACTTATAATGCAATAAGAGCAATTAATATCAGCAACAGATGTTACCACTATTACTTCTACTACACACATACATCCACAGCATAATAACCCCATTTAAATGTAGGGTCTTACTGTAAATTAGGTCAAAATCTCTCTTTAGTAAAAActtaagaattaaaaaaaatctgagcaaTCTCCAAAGACGttttcatgttctgtttttggattcctgttgaagctgctgctcaTGCCGTAGGCTCTGTGTGCCTAAGAAATAGTGCAAGTCAGATCTGTTCGGGTCTGTGTCTGCTGACAGGAGTTTAACTTTGGCCTACAAATTCTTTGTTCAGCTGATATCAATTTAAAGGAGGAATCACTCCGGGAATATCTGTGCTCTGTATAAATTAGACAAATAGTGAGATTATTGATTACATTGTTTAAAAGTGTGATTAACCTTATAATCATAGTCTTAAtcaaactgaatgtttttggttttttctctctctgcagagTTTGGCATGAAGGAGGAcctgaggaagatggaagcagGAGGAGTATCTAGCCAGGATCTCTATGTTAAACGTCAGTTTCTACAGCTCTCATGTCATATATTAATCCAGTGAAGCTGATTAATTCCTGCTAATTTGAGTCATTCTTTGAttgtgtgctcatattttgCACTCCTTGTGTGCATGTGGAGTAGGTGTCCACATAAAGCATTTCATATTTACTGTGATCTGCagcaaatgggaaaaaaaatctcacagttgctttttgtgtgtgtatatatatatatatatatatatatatatatatatatatatatatatatatatatatatatatatatataaaatcaagagTTTTAATGACCTACCTAAACTCCTGGTGGtatgtttttttccctccagtctATTCCATGTTTGTGTATCAGAGAGAGGTTAAGCGCATATACAAACATATGAAGCAAACTGCTAGTAAAAGCCATTGGATTTTTAGATGAACTGTTTTGGCACATTGCTCAATAGAGTGCTGCATTTGGACTGAGCTTGCTTGGTCTGCAGCTGCTCTACACATGCCTGTGTTGTGCCTGTGCAGGTGTTAATCCACGAGTGAAGTCTGGGCGCTTTATGAAGCTCCTCCCGGACTACGAGCACATGGACTATAGAGACGTGTACACACACTGTATGTACATGCGCCTCAAAGTGAAGGCTGCAGCATGATGGGTTACGTGTGGGGTGACTTTCATTGAGTTCATTTGTAAGCAAACAGTTGTAGCAGTGTTATGGAGCCTGCATTATTGATATGTGTATTAATAATTGTCCTCtgagctttttgtgtgtgtactgaaACTGAAATGGGAGGCCAGGTAGTGAGGTGTGCACTGTGTGTTGTTCAGAAATTTGTCTGACAAGAACATGGCCAGTTTACACATTTCTTCCCTTTGAGTGTGAGTCATAAACAAAAAGTTGAGTGTTTTTAACAAATTCTCTGGTGTTTTTTAACCACGGGCACTGAGCTAATGTTAAACCTTGAGCACAGCAGATAATGATTCGAatggtgtgtttctgtgctcttGTCTTACAGTACTTCACCCATACAGGCATATTTTGGGCCTATGGCAGCCTGACATAGGCCCTTATGGTGGATTGCTCAATGTTGTGGTAAGTAGTTTTTCTCTTTTGCCCAATACTGTTGCATATAATAAATAATCCCTTGGTGTAAAGGAACATCTAATTTAGGTAGTGCAGGTAAATtccttaaaatatttttcattcagGTGGATGGTTTGTTCATCATTGGCTGGATGTATTTACCACCTCATGACCCCCGTGTGGAGGACCCCATGAGACGGCGGCCACTCTTCCGTATCCACATGATGGAGAGCAACAAGGCCACTGTGGAGTGTATGTATGGACACAAAGGTCCCCACAAAGGAGACATACAGGTGAGACATACAGGCTTACAtggtaaaaacaaagaaaaactatgCCCCACAGAAATGAACTCACTGGGGATGTTTCTTAACGCAGCAAAATAATCTATGTTTGAGGTTAATATCTTATCCAAGTGTGTAATTCTATTATGTATCTTATATGCTGTTATATTTAGACAGTAAAGAGGGATGAATTTTCAACAAAATGTAACCAGACTGATCACCATCGCATGCCAGGAGGCAGACAAGAGGTGAGTCAAAACTTTTACTACGTGCAAAGTAtttaaattgttacattttaaagCCCATGCATGCTGGCAGTGGTGAAATTTGGGGACAGTTAACAACCTtttatgctgtgtgtgtctgtgtaggagTTCAGGACATGGTTGGAAGAAGAGTGGGGGAGGACACTGGAAGAAATATTTCATGAACACATGCAGGAGCTAATCCTAATGAAGTTCATTTATACTAGTCAATATGAGTATGTAATTTTCCTTGCATACACTTTTTCTCTGTTACACTTTCttgttaaaacaataaaaacttgtCATTTGCTCAAATAATTCTGTGGCTTTCATATGCATTTTTATGACAGTAACTGCTTGACATACCGAAGGATCTACCTGCCACCTGCAAACCCTGCTGATCTACTGCAGCCAGGCCTTTTCAAAGGCACCTATGGCAGTCACGGTTTGGAGATTGTCATGCTTAGTTTCCATGGAACTTCTGCAAAAGCAACCAAACTCACTGTAAGTAATAATCATTATTAGTGGCTGACCTCATATTAAATGACTAATGAAAGTGGGCACTGTAGTTTAACATAATCAAAGGCTTGTTGTAATTCTACAAACTGGAGTTTCCATAGAACaatccaataaaataaacaagtcTGCAAAAAAATGAAGGTCACCCTTACTGCATCCATAGGGATTAGgaaggtaagtagcagccacGTGCTGCTAATCtgatgcacttgattaactgaccaCCAGAAAGTGTCAGAATCACTTTGCTGGTCTGGAACATGCAGGTGTGTGCAGTATGTGTTACTGTACATTAATCTGCaaagggttataaggccatttccaaacaattttaaaactaccattctacagtgagaaagatttttCATAAGTTAAGAGCAACATTAAAGACACTTGCCaaacttcccaggagtggacatcccagcaaattcgctctaaggtcagaccgtgcaatgctcagagaaactgcaagaaacccaagagctacatctcagactctataggcctcagttagcatgctgAATGTAAAAGTTCATggcagtacaattagaaaaagaccaaGTATGGCTTATTTAGAATGAgaaggagaaagcctcttctcccttaaacaaacaacagcagcagcttaggtttgcaaagttgcatctgaacaaatcacaagacttctggGACAATGACCTTTGGACAGATAAGACCAAAGTAGAGGCATTTGGCCATAATACCATGTACCATAATACCATGTTTAGCAAACATTTGGCATATCTAGGGTACAATTTGTGTGAGGGCATCTGTCTGAtggctaaagcttggctgaaactggctCATGAATGATGTGAGGCTGGATCTTTAAGGCTATGCATGTACGAATGTcagcaaacctcaatgaactgaagcaatgttgtcaAGGAGAGAAggccaaaatttctccacagcaatgtgagaCACTGATAACATCACACAAAAAATGACTTCACATTATTGCATCTAAAGGTGGTTTTGAAAGCTGTTGAATCACAGGGTGTACTTACTTTTTCCACGCACTGCTTCTCCATTTTGGCTTAGTTGAATCATAATGACACTGTAGTATGTCATGTGGTGGTGTTCAGAGATTGTCTCTAAGTAAGGTTCTGGAAACCTGGTAAGGTTCTAaagatgatttttcttttttttttcttttttttaatgttgtgatacataaaaccttagaattgaaagagggtgtgggtttttttgttttttttttttggttttcccacaaatgcaggtttaaaTCACATGTTTTTACTCCTTGCAGGGAGATCCCAATGTTCCTGCAGGACAACTCACATTGGATGTTAACCTTCATCAGCCCGTGGTCCTCCCAGAGTTGGAGCAACAGCGTAATATTGAGGAGCTGTCTCGGCTAGTAATGGGAATCCATGAGGAagtacagaaggagcaggaacAACAGGAAAATAGCACTTCTGCCATGGTCAAATGTGCAGCTGAAGGGGCCTGTGGTGGTTCCAGCACAGCAGAAGAGGTGGAGTCAGATCACGGTGCCTGTTCAGACAGCTGCAACTCTGGTCACAACAGCAGCACCAATCCTGAAACGCAGGCTTTTGTCTTGCCTCTGGGAGTTATGGCTCGCAATGAGGACTACCCTCGCATCTGCAGGAAATGGTAAGGAATTTACTTAAAAGAAGCtgaaatgctttttgtttttaaagatattttttaaaaaggcgtTTACCATGAAGGTTTATgagaaattttaatgaaaaataatatttagtaATGGTCACAAGTTATTCATTAATAAAGTCAAATATTTCACTACCAAATATTGCTTGTGATTTCCCATGCatagtgtttgtttgtgtataaaaTAGCTAATATGCATAACATGTATTAACTGATGAGGGCGTGTATCTCTCTTTCAGTTTCTATGGGACAGGCCTGATTGCTGGGCATGGCTTTACAAGTCCAGAGCGCACCCCGGGGCTCTTTGTGCTATTTGATGAGGACCGGTTTGGTTTCATCTGGCTGGAGTTGAAGTCTTTCAGTCTGTACAGTCGCCTGACGGACAACTTACCTCACGCTCATGCCCCGAACATGGAGCGATTTGAGGCCATGCTGTGCAACATGCAGTCCTGGACATCCTGATGCACCAAGCTTTAAGTCTCCTCCCACAATAATAGGCATAATAACAACCATTTTACACAAGTCACCTCTGTCTTCTGCTGGCAACGTTAATAATCTTAAGTGTTTTACAGGCGTTGGGTTTAACTGTCTAACTTGCTATGTCACCCTGACTTAGCACACTCATACCGTTGTTCCAATGCGAGCACTTTGAAAGGCTTCCTTTCTCACTGTTTATGACCTCAGTCCTCCAGTGCAGCCTGATAACAGGTcacaaattaatttatttattccctGCAGGGAGAAAAGGAATGACACCACTTATTATGGATCAAACTGTATGTGCCTCTGGTTCTAAATCCATGTCTGTACTTGGAAGTGCTTGAAGAAGACAAAGGTGTCCAATGTATTCTACTATATAATAGTATTATACTGATTTCAGTGCCCAACATATACTGCATGCTGCAGTTATTTACACTCATAGCCACTGCCTGAACCTGTTTAATTTTCATAAAGcagcatgcctttttttttctttttgctttagAGACATCaagcgttaaaaaaaaaaaaagacagcatctCAGgtgtttttctcttgttttaagTTACAATCATTGTATTGTGTCAAATGGAAGTACTGAATGAGTTTTAGAACAGGGCAATTTTCTAACTGTTGACCCGCTGTCTTATCAAACATGGTACCTACAGCAACGTGTTTTATTTGGACTGATATGTCCTTCACCAACATCAAACATATTTAATATCACCACACCTGAAATATTACGCAAGATGGAAAAAAGATTTGTATTGCAATAACGATAACAGTATCGTTAAACCTGGATTTAAGCAAAGTATCAGCGTTAGACAGTTTGTGCTTCTGTAATTATGGTATGATAATGAAATTTCACTTACCTTTGAAATGTAAtgagtttgttgtttgtttaaatggCTGACACAGTGTTTGCCTGGCTTTATTACAGCAAAGCTATTCCCTACAGGTTTCCCAGTTGGTTTAAATTCTAGACCTAGTAGCTGAACATTATAGAAACTAACAGTGCAAAGTACCAAGTAAGTGTCTGTATGTCTCCTTATGGCCTGATGGCGGTGCCCAGTAGCTTTCTTACTCCAAGTGCACTTTTCTGGGCAGTAtattgaatcatttaaaaaccattGGCCAGCACTTTTATATCAGACTGCAGCTTTActaatatttgcaaaaaaataaattatctgctaaagtgttgttttattgtttttgtcgCACTATGAAATTCATCTCAACTTTAGTATATTTGTTTTATACATTATCTGTAAACCAAGCTATTTGAATGATTTGCCTTTCAAAAGTGTTGCTTTGTACTATTTTCAATGCCATATGCCTGAATTTGTGCAAAACTAAGTTTGACCTATTGAACTGCTCACATCAGACTTCAGGGAGCTTTTCAGCTTAAACGCTCTTCTcagtaataaaaagaaaagaaccagGTTGTCAcatctgtttattttcagtgcATGTGTATCACATTGTCAGAAAAGACAGATGTTCTCAATCTGCAGAAAAGAATGATctcatttttcactgttttattttagcgACAAAGTTACCTTTTAGTTTTAATGTAGTGAAATTCATTGTGACAGTGTTTTACACAATGTTCTGTGCAATAAAGGACAGCTAATTACATATCTAGAGATCATCATAAGAACCTCTTGTTTACCTTCTATTTCAAAGTGCCAGATTCATTAAAAACCCTGATTACAAGCAGCAGATCTGGATCTGACAGCTTCTAATAACCCTTTGATACTAACTAGTATGTTTGTATGTTCCCAGTTTTGTGTGAATGTggagtttggaaaaaaaaaaaagtacttagtgagaaattcaaaaacaaacaaacaaacaaacaaaaagagatcATTAAGGTGACACTTTGATATCAAAAACAGGAAGGTATTCCCTTCATAGAGAAAAGGTGTGTGTTCTACAACTCGCTGTGCTCTGCCTTTTCCTCATGCTGTTTGATCTTCTGTGGGAGGATCTGAGTCAGGAAGACAAACCGGTCCTTCTTCAGGTACTGACTGGTTACCTGCTTTTTTAAACCAATCGCCAGGTACTTTTCATCAGCTCCATACTTTGGCCAGCGCACAAGATTGTCCCCATTAGGAGACCTATGCACAGACAGATACACACAATATAACAAACTGGTATGTGGTATTATCTCCCAGTATACTAAAATGTATAAGTTTACCCTGTGCGAGCAAAGTTGCCCCAGTAGCTCATCATGGTTCTGCTCATCTGTTCGTCCTCTTCAAGGCATACATCTAAAATGATAATCTGGTAAAATATACTGCactccagaaaaaaacacacagatgtaTCTGCTGCTCTGTTAAAACAGTGTTTCACTTACCAGGCAGTTTAACATGGGTAGTTGTGAAGCAGAATCCCAGCACTGTAAAAATTTCATCTGTATGGTCACATCCAACAAAGCTTGGCCTTCTGTTCTGCAAAAATTTCAAGGAATGCTGGTACTCATACAGGTATACAGGAGCACCTGCATCTAGAAGTAGACAAATGAGTGTGTTATTTATTAAGGATACTTGTTTTTTAATAAGAGTGCATAAAAAGTTACCTCTGTGAGCATTAGCAGTTTTAACGACTGGCGTGTTGAATAAAATATCTGCAACCACCTCAGAGAACCCATCTCTGTTTTTCACATAGTCTTCACCATTTCCGATATATTCATCAGCTATGATATCTCTGATGAATGCATCTTTAGACTTGAGGAAATAAGAAACACATCAGTCAAAGAAACTTGAGCAGGTTGAGGGACATTAATATTGCTATATCATATATCTTACATTGGGGTAGAAGAAGGACATTGCGTTTATGACTTGGTCCCGATCCATTCCTTCTTCCCAGCTTAGTGGAACACTAATGAATAACTAAGGAAAACCCAGCTGCACTTAACATTGCAcattaaacaaaagcaaaatatcAAATTTTGATGGGGACTTACATTTTTAAGCAGCCATCCCCCTTCATCACTACTGACACCTGCCATCAATGGTACGGTGAGGAATTCATGTTTATGGAACAGTTCGTTCACAGGTTTTGTCAGAAAATGTCCGTCAACATTTATAGGAAATCTGAAATCTCGACTCTAGagagaaaatgtagaaaaataacAGTTGAGATagcatgaaaacacatttaagaataaaataaagtaaatatttcaaatctgaacaatatttcacatatttcaaataaatatttcattgaacttatttaacacacacacacacacacacacacacacacacacacacacacacacacacacacacacacacacacacacacacacattataagCCTGCTCAACTAATCAGAAATTTTCATTAGGTTTGCATCCAGTATCTTACCTTTGTAAAACCCACTATGATATCAATATCAAGGTTTCTCATGCAGTCAGCAAACTTCTTTGTGCTTTCCAGACTGCAGCCAGAAGCATTTGCAACCTCCTGTGGAAAGATGCGAAATATTATTATCAGTCATTATTAATCTATTGTAATATTCTCATTATTTTGTGCATGCAAAATGTTTAAACCCCCTTAAATAAGAACATGGATTAAATAACCTGTGCCACTGATAGGGGATCATTTGCCACAAGTAAATCTATTGCAGCTGTGCCACTCTCTGCAATGGCACGGTGAAACAGCCCATCAGACAGTGGTGACAGAAGCTGTTGATTCAAGTAACAGAACAAATATTAAGGTTTTTGTTCAAGAgcaaaaaaatcctttttctgcagat
It contains:
- the LOC115781465 gene encoding liver carboxylesterase 2-like encodes the protein MKSHTKPTFCFLISVLFLCAVADLQAPVVHTKLGSLKGEYVSVKGKESGVHAFLGVPFAKPPLGPSLRLAPPQPVEGWEGVRDATQQPPMCMQPKNFALALIDKLGVLLADIPDISEDCLYLNIYTPAKRANDAKLPVMVWIHGGGLTVGSASTYDGSALAAYQDVVVVLIQYRLGLLGFLGTGDEHISGNFGLLDQVEALKWIQQHIHNFGGDPGSVTIFGESAGGVSVSFLLLSPLSDGLFHRAIAESGTAAIDLLVANDPLSVAQEVANASGCSLESTKKFADCMRNLDIDIIVGFTKSRDFRFPINVDGHFLTKPVNELFHKHEFLTVPLMAGVSSDEGGWLLKNLFISVPLSWEEGMDRDQVINAMSFFYPNSKDAFIRDIIADEYIGNGEDYVKNRDGFSEVVADILFNTPVVKTANAHRDAGAPVYLYEYQHSLKFLQNRRPSFVGCDHTDEIFTVLGFCFTTTHVKLPDVCLEEDEQMSRTMMSYWGNFARTGSPNGDNLVRWPKYGADEKYLAIGLKKQVTSQYLKKDRFVFLTQILPQKIKQHEEKAEHSEL
- the fbxo31 gene encoding F-box only protein 31 — protein: MAVCARLCGVGQSRRCRRRQRNNEQDQGSDSDMDEEEEERIVGKGRLDAGGCRGPERGVVATAGPSDAHEYGSSHVNRGGFLVRTNTGPPHPQSLAELPPELLVEIFSLLPGTTLPNVALVCKKFRQILKTETIWRRRCIEEFGMKEDLRKMEAGGVSSQDLYVKLLHPYRHILGLWQPDIGPYGGLLNVVVDGLFIIGWMYLPPHDPRVEDPMRRRPLFRIHMMESNKATVECMYGHKGPHKGDIQTVKRDEFSTKCNQTDHHRMPGGRQEEFRTWLEEEWGRTLEEIFHEHMQELILMKFIYTSQYDNCLTYRRIYLPPANPADLLQPGLFKGTYGSHGLEIVMLSFHGTSAKATKLTGDPNVPAGQLTLDVNLHQPVVLPELEQQRNIEELSRLVMGIHEEVQKEQEQQENSTSAMVKCAAEGACGGSSTAEEVESDHGACSDSCNSGHNSSTNPETQAFVLPLGVMARNEDYPRICRKCFYGTGLIAGHGFTSPERTPGLFVLFDEDRFGFIWLELKSFSLYSRLTDNLPHAHAPNMERFEAMLCNMQSWTS